A window from Dromaius novaehollandiae isolate bDroNov1 chromosome 1, bDroNov1.hap1, whole genome shotgun sequence encodes these proteins:
- the SLC38A4 gene encoding sodium-coupled neutral amino acid transporter 4 isoform X2 codes for MDRMELQKVNIELDDQSNSGESLEDSYTEMADSEKAPIRSPFASDDAESQKFLTNGYLGKKKLEEYSEEYHRGTASFGMSSFNLSNAIMGSGILGLSYAMANTGIIFFVVLLLSVAILSLYSVHLLLKISKEGGSLIYEKLGEKAFGWPGKCGVFISVTMQNIGAMSSYLFIIKYELPEVIRAFMKLEESSGEWYLNGNYLVIFVTVGIILPLSLLKSLGYLGYTSGFSLSCMVFFVSVVIYKKFQIPCPLPVMEHGAGNWTTINNTVPMHLVMLPNESLNSGVNFMMDNTAGHMPGLEEPRDTFPKSGVEFEAHSDSNDMCQPKYFVFNSRTAYAIPILAFSFVCHPEVLPIYSELKDRSRKRMQNVSNISITGMLVMYLLAALFGYLTFYGEVEDELLHTYTKVYTFDTLLLTVRLAVLMAVTLTVPLVLFPIRSSVSALLFPKRPFSWIRHFLIAAVILAFNNLLVIFVPAIKDIFGFIVNFGT; via the exons ATGGATCGCATGGAGCTGCAAAAAGTCAACATCGAACTTGATGACCAGAGCAACAGCGGGGAAAGCCTTGAAGACAGCTACACGGAGATGGCTGATTCAGAAAAGGCTCCTATTAGGAG tCCATTTGCTAGTGATGATGCAGAAAGTCAGAAGTTCCTTACAAATGGATATCTGGGTAAAAAGAAATTGGAAGAATATAGTGAGGAATAt CACCGGGGAACGGCTTCCTTTGGGATGTCATCCTTTAACCTGAGCAATGCCATTATGGGCAGTGGTATCCTGGGGCTGTCATATGCCATGGCCAACACTGGAATTATCTTTTTTGT AGTTCTGCTGCTCAGCGTAGCAATACTGTCGCTCTACTCTGTCCACCTCTTACTGAAGATATCAAAAGAAGGAG gcTCACTAATATATGAAAAGCTGGGAGAAAAGGCATTTGGATGGCCTGGAAAATGtggtgttttcatttctgttacaATGCAGAATATTGGAG caatGTCAAGCTACCTctttattattaaatatgaaCTCCCTGAAGTGATCAGAGCATTTATGAAACTTGAGGAGAGTTCTGG AGAATGGTACTTAAATGGGAACTACCTCGTCATTTTTGTAACAGTTGGAAtcattcttcctctctcccttctaaAGAGCTTAG GTTATCTTGGTTATACAAGCGGTTTTTCACTGAGCTGTATGGTTTTCTTTGTCAGTGTG GTAATCTACAAGAAATTCCAaatcccctgccctctccccgtCATGGAACATGGGGCTGGAAACTGGACCACCATCAACAACACTGTGCCAATGCACCTTGTCATGCTACCCAACGAGTCTCTCAATTCTGGGGTGAATTTCATGATGGACAACACAGCTGGGCACATGCCAGGCCTTGAGGAGCCAAGAGACACCTTCCCTAAAAGTGGCGTAGAATTTGAAGCACACAGTGACAGCAATGACATGTGTCAgccaaaatactttgttttcaattcACGG ACTGCCTATGCAATACCCATCCTGGCCTTTTCGTTCGTATGCCATCCTGAGGTGCTACCAATATACAGTGAACTGAAAGA CCGTTCCCGAAAGAGGATGCAGAATGTCTCAAATATCTCCATCACCGGCATGCTTGTCATGTATCTTCTGGCTGCTCTCTTTGGATACCTTACCTTCTACG GAGAAGTTGAAGATGAGTTACTTCATACATACACCAAAGTGTACACTTTTGACACCCTCCTTCTGACAGTTCGCCTCGCTGTGTTGATGGCTGTAACTTTGACTGTGCCCCTTGTCCTTTTCCCT ATCCGTTCATCTGTCAGTGCATTGCTGTTTCCCAAAAGGCCATTCAGCTGGATAAGACATTTCCTGATTGCAGCAGTAATTCTTGCTTTTAATAACCTGCTTGTAATTTTTGTCCCTGCTATTAAAGACATCTTTGGATTTATCG TCAACTTTGGCACCTGA
- the SLC38A4 gene encoding sodium-coupled neutral amino acid transporter 4 isoform X3 has protein sequence MDRMELQKVNIELDDQSNSGESLEDSYTEMADSEKAPIRRVLLLSVAILSLYSVHLLLKISKEGGSLIYEKLGEKAFGWPGKCGVFISVTMQNIGAMSSYLFIIKYELPEVIRAFMKLEESSGEWYLNGNYLVIFVTVGIILPLSLLKSLGYLGYTSGFSLSCMVFFVSVVIYKKFQIPCPLPVMEHGAGNWTTINNTVPMHLVMLPNESLNSGVNFMMDNTAGHMPGLEEPRDTFPKSGVEFEAHSDSNDMCQPKYFVFNSRTAYAIPILAFSFVCHPEVLPIYSELKDRSRKRMQNVSNISITGMLVMYLLAALFGYLTFYGEVEDELLHTYTKVYTFDTLLLTVRLAVLMAVTLTVPLVLFPIRSSVSALLFPKRPFSWIRHFLIAAVILAFNNLLVIFVPAIKDIFGFIGASSATMLIFILPAAFYIRLVKKEPLRSPQKIGALIFLIVGIIFMIGSMTLIVMDWIYNPSSSRHH, from the exons ATGGATCGCATGGAGCTGCAAAAAGTCAACATCGAACTTGATGACCAGAGCAACAGCGGGGAAAGCCTTGAAGACAGCTACACGGAGATGGCTGATTCAGAAAAGGCTCCTATTAGGAG AGTTCTGCTGCTCAGCGTAGCAATACTGTCGCTCTACTCTGTCCACCTCTTACTGAAGATATCAAAAGAAGGAG gcTCACTAATATATGAAAAGCTGGGAGAAAAGGCATTTGGATGGCCTGGAAAATGtggtgttttcatttctgttacaATGCAGAATATTGGAG caatGTCAAGCTACCTctttattattaaatatgaaCTCCCTGAAGTGATCAGAGCATTTATGAAACTTGAGGAGAGTTCTGG AGAATGGTACTTAAATGGGAACTACCTCGTCATTTTTGTAACAGTTGGAAtcattcttcctctctcccttctaaAGAGCTTAG GTTATCTTGGTTATACAAGCGGTTTTTCACTGAGCTGTATGGTTTTCTTTGTCAGTGTG GTAATCTACAAGAAATTCCAaatcccctgccctctccccgtCATGGAACATGGGGCTGGAAACTGGACCACCATCAACAACACTGTGCCAATGCACCTTGTCATGCTACCCAACGAGTCTCTCAATTCTGGGGTGAATTTCATGATGGACAACACAGCTGGGCACATGCCAGGCCTTGAGGAGCCAAGAGACACCTTCCCTAAAAGTGGCGTAGAATTTGAAGCACACAGTGACAGCAATGACATGTGTCAgccaaaatactttgttttcaattcACGG ACTGCCTATGCAATACCCATCCTGGCCTTTTCGTTCGTATGCCATCCTGAGGTGCTACCAATATACAGTGAACTGAAAGA CCGTTCCCGAAAGAGGATGCAGAATGTCTCAAATATCTCCATCACCGGCATGCTTGTCATGTATCTTCTGGCTGCTCTCTTTGGATACCTTACCTTCTACG GAGAAGTTGAAGATGAGTTACTTCATACATACACCAAAGTGTACACTTTTGACACCCTCCTTCTGACAGTTCGCCTCGCTGTGTTGATGGCTGTAACTTTGACTGTGCCCCTTGTCCTTTTCCCT ATCCGTTCATCTGTCAGTGCATTGCTGTTTCCCAAAAGGCCATTCAGCTGGATAAGACATTTCCTGATTGCAGCAGTAATTCTTGCTTTTAATAACCTGCTTGTAATTTTTGTCCCTGCTATTAAAGACATCTTTGGATTTATCG GCGCCTCTTCTGCGACGATGCTGATTTTCATTCTTCCTGCTGCCTTCTACATACGGCTTGTTAAGAAGGAGCCTCTCAGGTCTCCCCAGAAGATCGGG GCTCTAATTTTTCTTATAGTTGGCATAATCTTCATGATTGGAAGTATGACTCTAATTGTAATGGACTGGATTTACAACCCTTCAAGTTCCAGACATCACTAA
- the SLC38A4 gene encoding sodium-coupled neutral amino acid transporter 4 isoform X1 translates to MDRMELQKVNIELDDQSNSGESLEDSYTEMADSEKAPIRSPFASDDAESQKFLTNGYLGKKKLEEYSEEYHRGTASFGMSSFNLSNAIMGSGILGLSYAMANTGIIFFVVLLLSVAILSLYSVHLLLKISKEGGSLIYEKLGEKAFGWPGKCGVFISVTMQNIGAMSSYLFIIKYELPEVIRAFMKLEESSGEWYLNGNYLVIFVTVGIILPLSLLKSLGYLGYTSGFSLSCMVFFVSVVIYKKFQIPCPLPVMEHGAGNWTTINNTVPMHLVMLPNESLNSGVNFMMDNTAGHMPGLEEPRDTFPKSGVEFEAHSDSNDMCQPKYFVFNSRTAYAIPILAFSFVCHPEVLPIYSELKDRSRKRMQNVSNISITGMLVMYLLAALFGYLTFYGEVEDELLHTYTKVYTFDTLLLTVRLAVLMAVTLTVPLVLFPIRSSVSALLFPKRPFSWIRHFLIAAVILAFNNLLVIFVPAIKDIFGFIGASSATMLIFILPAAFYIRLVKKEPLRSPQKIGALIFLIVGIIFMIGSMTLIVMDWIYNPSSSRHH, encoded by the exons ATGGATCGCATGGAGCTGCAAAAAGTCAACATCGAACTTGATGACCAGAGCAACAGCGGGGAAAGCCTTGAAGACAGCTACACGGAGATGGCTGATTCAGAAAAGGCTCCTATTAGGAG tCCATTTGCTAGTGATGATGCAGAAAGTCAGAAGTTCCTTACAAATGGATATCTGGGTAAAAAGAAATTGGAAGAATATAGTGAGGAATAt CACCGGGGAACGGCTTCCTTTGGGATGTCATCCTTTAACCTGAGCAATGCCATTATGGGCAGTGGTATCCTGGGGCTGTCATATGCCATGGCCAACACTGGAATTATCTTTTTTGT AGTTCTGCTGCTCAGCGTAGCAATACTGTCGCTCTACTCTGTCCACCTCTTACTGAAGATATCAAAAGAAGGAG gcTCACTAATATATGAAAAGCTGGGAGAAAAGGCATTTGGATGGCCTGGAAAATGtggtgttttcatttctgttacaATGCAGAATATTGGAG caatGTCAAGCTACCTctttattattaaatatgaaCTCCCTGAAGTGATCAGAGCATTTATGAAACTTGAGGAGAGTTCTGG AGAATGGTACTTAAATGGGAACTACCTCGTCATTTTTGTAACAGTTGGAAtcattcttcctctctcccttctaaAGAGCTTAG GTTATCTTGGTTATACAAGCGGTTTTTCACTGAGCTGTATGGTTTTCTTTGTCAGTGTG GTAATCTACAAGAAATTCCAaatcccctgccctctccccgtCATGGAACATGGGGCTGGAAACTGGACCACCATCAACAACACTGTGCCAATGCACCTTGTCATGCTACCCAACGAGTCTCTCAATTCTGGGGTGAATTTCATGATGGACAACACAGCTGGGCACATGCCAGGCCTTGAGGAGCCAAGAGACACCTTCCCTAAAAGTGGCGTAGAATTTGAAGCACACAGTGACAGCAATGACATGTGTCAgccaaaatactttgttttcaattcACGG ACTGCCTATGCAATACCCATCCTGGCCTTTTCGTTCGTATGCCATCCTGAGGTGCTACCAATATACAGTGAACTGAAAGA CCGTTCCCGAAAGAGGATGCAGAATGTCTCAAATATCTCCATCACCGGCATGCTTGTCATGTATCTTCTGGCTGCTCTCTTTGGATACCTTACCTTCTACG GAGAAGTTGAAGATGAGTTACTTCATACATACACCAAAGTGTACACTTTTGACACCCTCCTTCTGACAGTTCGCCTCGCTGTGTTGATGGCTGTAACTTTGACTGTGCCCCTTGTCCTTTTCCCT ATCCGTTCATCTGTCAGTGCATTGCTGTTTCCCAAAAGGCCATTCAGCTGGATAAGACATTTCCTGATTGCAGCAGTAATTCTTGCTTTTAATAACCTGCTTGTAATTTTTGTCCCTGCTATTAAAGACATCTTTGGATTTATCG GCGCCTCTTCTGCGACGATGCTGATTTTCATTCTTCCTGCTGCCTTCTACATACGGCTTGTTAAGAAGGAGCCTCTCAGGTCTCCCCAGAAGATCGGG GCTCTAATTTTTCTTATAGTTGGCATAATCTTCATGATTGGAAGTATGACTCTAATTGTAATGGACTGGATTTACAACCCTTCAAGTTCCAGACATCACTAA